In Methanobacterium sp., one genomic interval encodes:
- a CDS encoding ATP-dependent DNA helicase produces the protein MDNGFFCDKCGMIKDRCICNSGSVENSIQAKTPKISSSRINAIKRAYPHIDEDIIEKFPFASPREGQLEIISEIRDAIEEGYSNIILEAGTGTGKSVVATTLARLYHPAYILTMTKQLQSQYAAEFGYPMVKGRGNFLCQNESLEFSCDQGTCQTIPSTQKFACDYGISKSPFGGEMHAFQDAFGSPLYFRSNQRCRYWDQKAHAAESSITLMNYDYALLELNYVKHFGKRDLMVLDEAHNLENKLMQRLEVNLYNRRLQREIKKTIPPSMMQHKEPQEWILFVESLYEDYQDINIKQIPKNQADRVNRMKMNLSELSRNLEETPDNWVVDTSPGGVSFKPLRVNTYANDRLLNHADIRLFMSATILDQDLFCQWLGIEPEETYHLEIKSAFPPSSRPVHLKLVGNMSHRLIKRTAPKTIPVLEKIIEHHKYERGLIHTHNYKCQEYIIKHLKNPRLMGHNSKNREHVLNRFEHSADPRVLVSPSMSEGVDLPYEKCQFQVIYKIPFPYLGDPQINQRKQQDPSWYAYKTIMTLLQAYGRGMRAEDDYCETYILDGNFRMLLRNKLYRELVPSFFKDAIQRE, from the coding sequence ATGGATAACGGCTTTTTCTGTGACAAGTGCGGAATGATAAAAGACCGCTGCATATGTAACTCTGGAAGTGTTGAAAATAGCATCCAGGCTAAAACTCCTAAAATATCATCATCAAGAATCAATGCCATTAAAAGGGCTTATCCCCACATTGACGAGGACATAATTGAGAAGTTCCCCTTCGCCTCACCTCGGGAAGGGCAACTGGAGATAATATCCGAAATCAGGGATGCCATAGAAGAGGGTTACTCTAACATAATCCTGGAAGCCGGCACTGGAACGGGTAAGTCAGTGGTAGCCACCACCCTGGCCCGCTTATACCATCCAGCCTACATACTCACCATGACCAAACAGCTACAGTCCCAGTACGCAGCAGAGTTTGGTTACCCCATGGTGAAAGGCCGTGGAAATTTCCTGTGCCAGAATGAGAGCCTGGAGTTTAGTTGTGACCAGGGAACCTGTCAGACCATTCCCAGCACTCAGAAATTTGCCTGTGATTATGGTATTAGTAAATCTCCCTTTGGTGGGGAGATGCACGCCTTTCAGGATGCCTTCGGATCACCCCTTTATTTCCGTTCCAACCAGAGATGTCGCTACTGGGATCAAAAAGCCCATGCAGCAGAAAGCTCCATAACCCTGATGAACTATGATTACGCCCTCCTGGAACTTAACTACGTGAAACACTTCGGTAAAAGGGACCTGATGGTCCTGGATGAGGCCCATAACCTGGAGAACAAGCTCATGCAGCGCCTGGAGGTTAACCTCTACAACCGCAGGCTGCAACGTGAAATCAAAAAGACCATACCCCCCAGTATGATGCAACACAAAGAACCACAGGAATGGATACTCTTTGTGGAATCACTATACGAAGACTACCAGGACATCAATATTAAACAGATCCCCAAAAACCAGGCTGACCGGGTAAATCGGATGAAAATGAACCTCAGCGAGCTTTCACGGAACCTGGAGGAAACTCCGGATAACTGGGTGGTGGACACTAGTCCCGGAGGAGTTTCATTCAAACCACTCCGGGTTAACACCTATGCCAACGACCGGCTGCTTAACCATGCAGATATAAGGCTGTTTATGAGTGCCACCATCCTGGATCAGGACCTCTTCTGCCAGTGGCTGGGCATCGAACCAGAAGAAACCTATCACCTGGAAATCAAGAGCGCCTTCCCCCCATCATCCCGTCCAGTGCATCTGAAACTGGTGGGAAACATGTCCCACCGCCTGATCAAACGTACCGCCCCCAAAACCATCCCGGTACTTGAGAAAATCATTGAACACCACAAATATGAGAGAGGGCTGATACACACCCATAACTACAAGTGCCAGGAATACATCATCAAACACCTTAAAAATCCCCGTTTAATGGGCCACAACTCCAAAAACAGGGAGCATGTTCTTAACCGATTTGAACACAGTGCCGATCCACGAGTACTGGTAAGTCCCTCCATGAGTGAAGGAGTAGACTTACCCTACGAAAAGTGTCAATTCCAAGTTATCTACAAGATACCATTCCCTTACTTAGGAGATCCCCAAATTAACCAGCGTAAACAACAAGATCCTTCCTGGTATGCTTATAAAACAATTATGACACTCCTTCAGGCGTATGGACGTGGCATGCGTGCTGAGGATGATTACTGTGAGACTTACATCCTGGATGGGAACTTCCGCATGTTACTCAGGAACAAGCTCTACCGGGAACTGGTGCCCAGCTTCTTCAAGGATGCCATACAGAGAGAATAA